In the genome of Aspergillus flavus chromosome 8, complete sequence, one region contains:
- a CDS encoding fungal calcium binding protein-domain-containing protein produces the protein MQFLIVAASFVAVATAIPASNGISATNIQSAADINNIASAWTKAKEDDGCSWLACISSVVGQSATCAAAAAELALNPIADVACVAGLGTMTVACKPCA, from the exons ATGCAGTTCCTCATTGTCGCCGCTTCTTTCGTCGCTGTTGCCACTGCCATCCCGGCTTCCAACGGCATCTCTGCCACCAACATCCAGAGCGCTGCTGacatcaacaacatcgcCTCTGCCTGgaccaaggccaaggaagatgatggatgcAGCTGGCTCG CCTGCATCAGCTCCGTCGTTGGACAGAGCGCCACTTgcgccgctgccgctgccgaGCTTGCTCTCA ACCCCATTGCCGATGTTGCCTGTGTCGCTGGACTTGGCACCATGACT GTTGCTTGCAAGCCTTGCGCCTAA
- a CDS encoding amino acid transporter produces MTSYDLKQLTPPGLYEIEERSSCQNADDIHLTRLGKRPVLKRNFGLMSMLGFSCTILVTWESVTTLFIQNFQNGGPAGSVYGYIFVWFGIAAAFVVISELVSMAPTSGGQYHWCAMLAPPSAMKIFSYITGWLTVIGWQATYATVCYMGGNYIETLVTLTNPSYQPKIWRQVLISYAIALFGFIINIAGGKVMPRFEGAILILHILGFFAILIPMVYMANHNTAEQVFTQFLNEGQWPSQGLSFFVGLIGPVFAFAGGDAAVHLSEEITNATVAVPLSLMLTVLINGTLGFSMLIALLFCVEDIKGALEARVPFLTIFHQATGSVAGTAAAGSIIVVMGSCSSAGMLASTSRQFWSFARDRGIPGWRLWTKVTTHTAIPAYAVTLTTIIACLLSLIGIGSDLAFNDLMSLSTSGLFSSYLVVAGLLLWRRCTGGISGSKSKHTLINTAGAQLVWGPFHVPGVWGILINAFAVAFMTIAVFFSFWPPMNNVSAESMNYSVVGMGGVILLSLLYYLVRARKVYKGPVVELQVGYRA; encoded by the exons ATGACGTCCTATGACCTAAAACAACTGACGCCTCCCGGATTATATGAGATTGAGGAACGGTCATCATGCCAGAATGCGGATGATATCCATTTGACCCGCTTGGGAAAGCGTCCGGTCTTGAAGCGAAACTTTGGGCTCATGTCGATGCTGGGATTTAGCTGCACCATTCTGGTCACATGGGAGTCTGTGACTAC GCTATTTATCCAAAACTTCCAAAA CGGTGGTCCTGCTGGCAGTGTCTATGGTTACATCTTCGTCTGGTTCGGTATTGCGGCAGCATTTGTAGTAATATCGGAGCTTGTATCGAT GGCACCAACATCAGGAGGACAGTATCATTGGTGCGCAATGCTCGCACCTCCGTCCGCAATGAAAATTTTCAGCTACATCACAG GCTGGCTTACGGTAATTGGCTGGCAGGCCACTTACGCGACCGTCTGCTACATGGGTGGGAACTATATTGAGACCCTGGTGACCCTCACCAATCCCTCATACCAGCCTAAAATATGGCGACAGGTGCTGATCAGTTATGCGATTGCACTTTTCGggttcatcatcaacattgCTGGAGGAAAGGTAATGCCGCGGTTTGAAGGCGCAATTCTAATCCTCCATATTCTTGGCTTCTTTGCCATTCT GATTCCTATGGTCTACATGGCCAATCACAATACAGCCGAGCAGGTCTTTACCCAATTCCTGAACGAGGGCCAATGGCCCTCTCAGggcctttctttctttgttggcCTGATTGGACCCGTATTTGCTTTTGCAGGGGGTGATGCTGCAGTACAT CTATCCGAAGAAATCACCAATGCCACAGTTGCGGTGCCCTTGTCGTTGATGCTAACGGTGCTAATCAATGGTACCCTCGGCTTTAGCATGCTAATCGCCTTGCTCTTTTGCGTCGAGGATATCAAAGGGGCTCTCGAGGCACGAGTCCCCTTCCTGACTATATTCCACCAGGCAACGGGGTCCGTCGCGGGCACCGCTGCTGCAGGTTCCATTATTGTTGTAATGGGTAGTTGTTCATCAGCCGGCATGCTGGCCTCGACGTCACGACAATTCTGGTCCTTTGCGCGTGACCGGGGCATCCCTGGATGGCGGCTGTGGACAAAGGTCACCACTCATACCGCAATTCCAGCATACGCTGTCACCCTAACCACCATCATTGCCTGTCTGCTGAGTCTTATTGGTATTGGCTCTGACCTAGCCTTCAATGACTTAATGTCCTTGTCCACCTCGGGTTTGTTTTCATCATACCTGGTCGTGGCCGGACTTTTGCTCTGGCGACGCTGCACGGGTGGAATCAGTGGGTCTAAGAGTAAGCATACCTTGATCAATACAGCAGGAGCCCAGCTTGTCTGGGGTCCCTTTCATGTTCCGGGGGTTTGGGGTATTCTTATTAATGCTTTTGCTGTGGCCTTTATGACTATTGCAGTCTTCTTCAGTTTCTGGCCACCGATGAATAATGTATCGGCTGAGTCAATGAACTATAGTGTAGTGGGAATGGGGGGCGTCATTCTGTTGAGTTTGTTATATTATCTTGTCCGTGCTAGGAAGGTATACAAGGGACCTGTGGTGGAACTTCAAGTTGGTTATCGTGCCTAG
- a CDS encoding alkaline phytoceramidase, translated as MEHSTLTPFWGPQTSYLNFCEEDYVITRYIAEFINTLSSFVYIAYGIYGLSKLRHKPNASSRSIPYFGLIGVGVCSAGYHMTLKYHTQMSDELSMHLLTTPLLYRILSFQTSPERTRIVGIILSLLFTVVMVVHMVMDEFLLHAVTFGTAVYLIATRTLKIIPRQIPDPVTRKNIQSVALFGCASFIFGYLVWLIDEWACRVLTKTRQAVGLPLAFLFELHGWWHVFTAIGGYIAVAIIDLLTSGEVRNDSTEHLAWPIPVIARLTARGNGLARKDK; from the exons ATGGAGCACTCAACCTTGACACCGTTCTGGGGTCCCCAAACCTCCTACCTCAA CTTTTGCGAAGAA GACTATGTAATCACCCGATACATCGCGGAGTTTATCAATACCCTGAGCAGCTTCGTATACA TTGCTTACGGGATCTATGGTCTATCCAAACTTCGTCATAAGCCGAACGCCAGTTCCCGCTCGATTCCGTATTTCGGATTGATCGGAGTAGGAGTCTGCTCAGCTGGCTACCATATGACTCTAAAGTACCACACCCAAATGT CGGATGAACTGTCCATGCATCTGTTGACAACGCCCCTTCTGTACCGCATCCTCTCTTTCCAGACCAGTCCGGAGCGCACCCGGATAGTGGGCATTATTCTCTCCCTCCTATTCACTGTTGTGATGGTCGTGCACATGGTCATGGATGAATTCCTCCTTCACGCCGTTACCTTCGGCACGGCGGTCTATTTGATCGCAACACGTACGCTCAAGATCATCCCCCGACAAATCCCCGACCCGGTAACCCGGAAAAACATTCAAAGCGTAGCGCTCTTTGGATGTG CGAGCTTTATCTTTGGTTACCTGGTGTGGTTGATTGACGAATGGGCCTGTCGGGTTTTGACCAAAACAAGGCAAGCCGTTGGTTTGCCCTTGGCGTTTCTGTTCGAATTGCACGGATG GTGGCATGTCTTCACTGCAATTGGCGGCTATATTGCTGTCGCGATTATCGACCTGTTGACATCGGGCGAAGTGCGCAACGATTCCACAGAGCACCTTGCCTGGCCCATTCCTGTTATCGCGAGGTTGACGGCAAGAGGAAACGGCTTGGCTCGGAAAGACAAATAA
- a CDS encoding putative NRPS-like enzyme, giving the protein MEQPQTPVNAGQRLLTNVVDEIAQSNPQKRLGVIPSALEASEGFRDVSFGDLAHAVNALSWWIEKQIGKAENNETVAYMGRNDILYLIFILACNKTGYKPLLPSSRLSIEAYQHILGVTECHRFFYSHDKERQVSEMKNFLKDIDFYEVPATADILNCSHVPEPYPFTKTFAEAEDDVAFIIHSSGTTGMPKPVPLTHGFVATLDSVGYLPIPAGRRVAAPNDPSSSNLVLVTTPFFHLMGLYGLTCAIFHNTPFVNLPDRPVSVDLVLDTIRATNPTITLLAPAILEDISQTQAGLDCLGTLNAVIYAGAPLAADIGNRIVPYTKVVTLLGSSEMGIISSLVPEGDGNWGYFEWNPAYGVEMQHRGEGLYEFVIPRRENSRAIHGIFHTFPDKTEYGSNDLFVQHPSNPTLWKYHGRFDDVIVLSNGEKLNPVTLEKMVECHPKIGRAVLIGQGRFQTSLLVEPHWDEQEKAIDEAAFIDEIWPVVERANETVPNYGRITKTMIKLSSPEKPFKTTPKGTTQRRAVNRDYKEEIDAIYASADQQLNGSLPDIITLNNITQYVNETICSLLEREAIDNDEDLYSAGLDSLQTIQLATILRNGVFCQVPAGDRPRITAQHIYAHSTVNQLAEFLLKVIAGDSVASIPRHDRIQNMVAKYTEDIPARPYSQAQLPPTSTVILTGSTGSLGAYLLHILLTNKNVSKVYCFNRSDAQSRQIQSFKEKGLDAAPLSDPSRVEFLKVSFGELHFGIDDTKYASLLSTVDLIIHNAWKVNFNHPLESFEDPHIKGVREFISFSLESKYKAHFSFVSSVATVGAWTSEMGAVVPELPLEDDTAVLKQGYGESKHVSERMCVIASKKAQVPTTIFRVGQIAGPTTKSGLWNPDEWLPTIVATSKALGKVPSDLGSMPIDWVPVDKLAQITVEALQTRRRSLTETPNAFFHLMNPNHAAWSSLIPAIESKYNTQTVPFGEWISDLESIKNPSDQDVREKPALKLLDFYRGLSSAEGMLSADISVERTKEASETMRGLGPISAELMENWMEQWGF; this is encoded by the exons ATGGAACAACCACAAACTCCTGTCAACGCCGGACAGCGCCTTCTCACGAACGTCGTTGATGAAATTGCCCAGTCCAATCCCCAGAAGAGGCTCGGTGTTATTCCCAGTGCTCTCGAGGCATCAGAAGGTTTCCGGGACGTGTCGTTTGGCGATCTTGCCCATGCAGTCAATGCGCTCTCATGGTGGATTGAGAAGCAGATCGGAAAGGCCGAGAACAATGAGACTGTGGCATATATGGGTAGAAATGACATTCTCTACCTGATCTTCATACTTGCATGCAACAAGACTGGCTATAAg CCTTTACTCCCTTCGAGCCGACTTTCCATCGAAGCTTATCAACATATCCTGGGTGTGACCGAGTGTCATAGGTTCTTCTACAGCCATGACAAAGAACGACAGGTATCAGAGATGAAGAACTTTCTCAAAGACATAGATTTTTACGAAGTACCAGCGACAGCCGATATCCTCAACTGCAGCCACGTACCAGAGCCATACCCTTTTACCAAGACTTTCGCCGAGgccgaggatgatgttgctTTTATTATTCACAGTTCCGGAACAACAG GAATGCCAAAACCCGTTCCCCTAACGCACGGTTTCGTCGCAACTCTAGACTCTGTTGGCTATCTGCCTATCCCAGCCGGCCGTCGTGTGGCTGCGCCAAACGATCCGAGCTCTAGCAACCTTGTCCTCGTTACTACTCCCTTCTTTCACCTCATGGGTCTATACGGCCTCACGTGTGCTATCTTCCACAATACCCCCTTCGTCAACCTCCCCGACAGGCCAGTCTCGGTTGACCTTGTCCTGGACACAATACGCGCAACAAATCCAACTATTACTTTGCTTGCCCCAGCCATCCTGGAAGATATAAGTCAAACTCAGGCCGGACTGGATTGTCTCGGAACACTAAACGCAGTCATTTATGCGGGTGCTCCCCTGGCAGCGGATATCGGCAACCGAATCGTCCCCTACACTAAAGTCGTTACTCTCCTAGGCTCAAGTGAAATGGGCATCATCAGCTCTCTGGTCCCAGAGGGAGACGGAAACTGGGGCTATTTCGAGTGGAACCCTGCATATGGAGTGGAGATGCAGCACAGAGGCGAGGGACTGTATGAGTTTGTTATTCCTCGTCGGGAGAACTCTCGAGCTATCCATGGTATCTTCCATACCTTCCCTGACAAGACGGAATATGGATCGAATGACTTGTTCGTCCAACACCCGTCAAACCCTACCTTGTGGAAGTACCATGGTCGCTTTGATGACGTGATTGTGCTCAGCAATGGTGAGAAGCTCAATCCGGTGACTCTGGAAAAGATGGTCGAGTGCCACCCGAAGATCGGTCGGGCAGTTTTGATCGGGCAGGGTCGGTTTCAGACTTCGTTGCTGGTTGAACCACACTGGGATGAACAGGAGAAGGCTATTGACGAGGCTGCATTCATCGATGAGATCTGGCCTGTGGTTGAACGGGCAAACGAGACCGTGCCGAACTATGGACGCATTACCAAAACCATGATTAAGCTCTCTTCCCCTGAAAAGCCCTTCAAAACGACACCCAAGGGTACGACGCAGCGTCGGGCAGTTAACAGAGATTATAAGGAGGAGATCGACGCAATTTACGCTTCTGCTGATCAACAGTTGAATGGCTCACTTCCTGACATAATCACCCTGAACAACATCACGCAATACGTTAACGAAACCATCTGCTCTCTGCTCGAGCGGGAGGCAATTGACAACGATGAAGACTTGTATTCTGCAGGCCTTGATTCTTTACAAACTATCCAACTGGCGACGATACTCCGTAACGGCGTCTTTTGCCAAGTGCCCGCTGGCGATCGTCCACGGATCACAGCTCAGCATATCTATGCCCATTCTACAGTGAACCAGTTGGCAGAATTCCTCCTAAAGGTAATTGCTGGCGACTCTGTCGCAAGCATTCCTCGTCACGACAGAATTCAGAACATGGTAGCCAAATACACAGAGGACATCCCAGCACGCCCTTACTCCCAGGCTCAACTCCCTCCTACCTCCACAGTTATATTAACCGGATCGACCGGGTCACTGGGCGCTTATCTGCTGCATATCCTTTTGACGAACAAAAATGTCTCCAAAGTCTACTGCTTCAACCGCTCCGACGCCCAGTCACGCCAAATCCAAAGCTTCAAGGAAAAGGGCCTCGACGCTGCCCCCCTTTCCGACCCTTCAAGAGTCGAATTCCTCAAGGTATCCTTTGGAGAGCTACATTTCGGGATCGACGACACAAAATACGCCTCCCTCCTAAGCACAGTAGATCTAATCATCCACAACGCCTGGAAAGTCAACTTCAACCACCCCCTCGAATCCTTCGAAGACCCTCACATCAAGGGTGTCCGAGAGTTTATCTCCTTTAGCCTCGAAAGCAAATACAAGGCACActtctccttcgtctcaTCAGTCGCTACAGTTGGCGCCTGGACTTCAGAGATGGGAGCTGTTGTCCCCGAACTCCCACTTGAGGATGACACAGCGGTACTAAAGCAGGGATACGGGGAATCAAAGCATGTCTCGGAACGCATGTGCGTGATTGCATCTAAGAAGGCTCAGGTGCCTACTACTATCTTCAGAGTTGGGCAGATTGCTGGCCCAACCACTAAGAGTGGACTTTGGAACCCTGATGAATGGCTCCCGACTATTGTCGCCACGTCGAAGGCTCTCGGAAAGGTTCCGAGTGATCTCGGTTCGATGCCTATTGATTGGgttcctgtt GATAAACTGGCCCAGATAACAGTTGAAGCTCTCCAGACCCGCCGGAGATCCCTCACCGAGACGCCGAATGCTTTCTTCCACCTTATGAACCCTAATCATGCGGCGTGGTCTTCGCTCATCCCCGCCATCGAATCTAAATATAACACACAAACGGTCCCCTTTGGCGAATGGATCAGTGATCTGGAATCTATCAAGAACCCATCGGACCAGGATGTTCGGGAGAAGCCAGCTTTGAAGCTCCTCGATTTCTATCGCGGCCTGTCAAGCGCCGAGGGCATGCTATCGGCTGATATCAGTGTGGAGAGGACGAAGGAGGCAAGCGAGACTATGAGGGGCTTGGGGCCTATTTCGGCTGAGTTGATGGAGAACTGGATGGAGCAGTGGGGATTTTAA
- a CDS encoding six-hairpin glycosidase (conserved hypothetical protein), translating into MPPVLGIYYDAQVQSAKMNYVKGLAWASLLLQAAGLDADAITAQYFGNDAPWYRDRIPLFESSASDIQDVYYYRWNIFRAHQRDLGADGYISTEFLNDVSWQTQPSAMLIDAANFHLREGRWCRDRRFKSDYASFLYGPYRNPYQFSESMADGVWQGYLVDGVADDATAHLDTMQEVFKGWNTTTMDRGGYDTSKALYWIQPLTDATEYTIASIDASGGADGFTGGNAFRPSINSYQYANALAIANLAKLLGQEDVANNYQQQADDIKKTVQDTLWNGTFEHFIDRYKVDNEYVTYWDFIRGRELVGYVPWTHDLPDDTEEFAQAWKHLLDSEKFAGAHGLRTNEPSYEYYMRQYRYEGDKRECQWNGPAWPYQTTQVLAALANLLDHYNTSAAANLVTKTDYTNLLQQYAKLHYNPDRGGILDLEEDYDADTGSPIVGLTRSPHYFHSGYVDLVLSGLVGIRPRADDVLEVNPLADPEVVSYFRAERILYHGHEIAVQWDANGDHYGTSGLVVEVDGKVVSTAPSLTRITTSITREAPPAINRPIAVSVQQNSTSYPQGSVSVADADTDAVHAAIDGRVWFFPESDVANGWDTPAGNGSELWYQISFESSTKTASAEIAFFANSTQGFDAPEKYSIQVNVSGEWAEVSNANYSSPVANGITRATWDGVDADKIRLVFAPQEEKKVRLVEFKVFGEVVAEN; encoded by the coding sequence ATGCCCCCGGTCCTCGGCATATACTATGATGCGCAGGTACAATCGGCGAAAATGAACTACGTGAAAGGCCTGGCTTGGGCCAGCCTGCTTTTGCAGGCCGCTGGATTAGATGCGGATGCTATCACTGCTCAATATTTTGGTAATGATGCACCGTGGTATCGCGACCGGATCCCCCTTTTTGAGTCAAGTGCGTCCGATATCCAGGATGTCTATTACTATCGCTGGAATATTTTCCGTGCCCACCAGCGTGATCTGGGCGCCGATGGGTACATTTCCACTGAGTTCCTGAATGATGTCAGCTGGCAGACTCAGCCGTCGGCTATGCTGATCGATGCCGCCAATTTCCATCTGCGTGAAGGTCGTTGGTGCCGTGATCGTCGGTTCAAGAGCGACTATGCAAGCTTTCTCTATGGCCCATACAGAAACCCATACCAGTTCTCTGAAAGTATGGCCGACGGAGTGTGGCAGGGATATCTGGTCGATGGAGTAGCAGACGACGCTACCGCTCACTTAGATACCATGCAGGAGGTCTTCAAGGGATGGAATACCACCACCATGGATAGGGGAGGCTACGACACCTCTAAAGCCCTATACTGGATACAACCGCTCACCGATGCCACGGAGTACACGATTGCTAGCATCGACGCATCTGGCGGCGCGGATGGTTTCACAGGAGGAAATGCCTTCCGACCCAGCATCAACAGCTACCAATATGCAAACGCGTTGGCAATTGCCAACCTGGCTAAGCTACTGGGCCAGGAAGATGTGGCCAACAACTATCAGCAGCAAGCAGACGACATCAAGAAAACCGTCCAGGACACATTGTGGAATGGCACCTTCGAGCACTTCATTGATAGGTATAAGGTGGACAATGAGTATGTAACATACTGGGACTTCATTCGAGGCCGAGAGCTGGTGGGCTATGTTCCCTGGACACACGATCTGCCAGATGACACGGAGGAGTTCGCTCAAGCATGGAAGCATTTATTGGACAGTGAAAAGTTCGCGGGTGCCCACGGCCTACGCACCAACGAGCCGAGCTATGAATACTACATGAGGCAATACCGCTATGAAGGCGATAAACGCGAGTGCCAGTGGAACGGCCCTGCCTGGCCTTACCAGACCACTCAAGTCCTGGCGGCTCTTGCTAACTTGCTCGACCACTACAACACATCTGCCGCTGCCAACCTCGTCACGAAGACCGACTACACCAACTTGCTACAGCAGTATGCCAAGCTACACTACAACCCCGACCGAGGTGGTATCCTTGACCTGGAGGAAGACTATGATGCCGATACAGGCAGTCCGATCGTCGGATTGACGCGCTCCCCGCACTACTTCCATTCCGGCTATGTTGACCTCGTCCTCTCCGGACTTGTTGGCATCCGTCCTCGCGCTGATGATGTGCTTGAGGTGAACCCGCTGGCAGACCCAGAAGTCGTATCATACTTCCGCGCCGAGCGCATTCTCTACCACGGCCACGAAATCGCCGTCCAGTGGGATGCCAATGGTGACCACTATGGCACATCCGGGTTAGTGGTCGAGGTCGACGGCAAAGTTGTCTCCACAGCACCAAGCTTGACCCGTATCACCACCAGCATCACTCGGGAAGCTCCACCGGCAATTAACCGACCTATAGCTGTCTCCGTGCAACAGAACTCAACCTCATATCCTCAAGGCAGTGTCTCCGTCGCAGACGCAGACACCGACGCCGTCCACGCCGCCATCGACGGCCGAGTCTGGTTCTTCCCGGAGTCCGACGTCGCGAACGGATGGGATACGCCTGCTGGTAACGGCAGTGAACTATGGTACCAGATCAGCTTCGAGTCTTCAACCAAGACTGCGAGCGCGGAGATTGCCTTTTTCGCTAATAGCACGCAAGGCTTTGATGCTCCtgagaaatatagtattcaGGTCAACGTATCCGGCGAGTGGGCAGAAGTGTCAAACGCGAATTATAGTTCCCCGGTTGCGAACGGAATTACCCGGGCCACTTGGGATGGCGTCGACGCGGATAAGATCCGACTTGTTTTCGCGCCgcaagaggagaaaaaggttcGGCTGGTGGAGTTCAAGGTTTTCGGGGAGGTTGTGGCTGAGAATTGA
- a CDS encoding bicyclomycin resistance protein has product MDPENQSEWTKPACERHIPFWRQVIDQGAITQDVLHHNYPGSGTETEPFLVSWLPDDPRNPMLFTTFKKVGITVVVSTATLAVALASSAYSGSTKQVMEGLDVGTEVATLGLSLFVIGFALGPLFWAPLSEFIGRQYPFIVSFGAMTVFLAGCAGAQNIQTLLVLRFLAGTAGSSPLTNAGGVISDMFRAEQRGLALCLFAAAPFMGPVIGPVIGGFLGMNAGWKWVEGFLAALSGVLWLMMACFVPETYAPVLLRQRAKRLSQKTGMVYRSKLDVENEGSVSLKRMFATSLLRPWVLLFREPIVFMLSIYIAIIYGALFMMFAAFPIVYQRGRGWNQGVGGLAFMGIAVGMIVGTIYTIPDNRRYTRTVKRHGGFAPPESRLPPVMLSAVCIPVGLFWFAWTNSPSVHWMASIAAGVPFGCGIVLLYLGIMGYLIDSYTIFAASVLAANAVLRSLFGGIFPLFTAYMYEGLGIHWASSIPAFLTVACMPFPFIFYRYGEAIRKRCPYSAQSEVYVRKLQVAAQQSEK; this is encoded by the coding sequence atggaCCCAGAAAATCAATCCGAATGGACCAAGCCAGCTTGTGAACGGCACATACCCTTTTGGCGCCAAGTGATAGACCAAGGAGCAATTACTCAGGATGTTCTGCATCATAATTATCCTGGGTCGGGGACGGAAACAGAACCCTTCCTAGTCTCCTGGCTGCCAGATGACCCCAGAAACCCTATGCTCTTCACAACATTCAAGAAGGTCGGCATCACAGTCGTCGTCTCCACAGCAACATTGGCCGTTGCCCTCGCTTCCTCAGCATATTCTGGATCTACCAAACAAGTGATGGAGGGCTTGGACGTCGGCACGGAGGTTGCAACGCTGGGACTATCGCTTTTTGTTATCGGCTTTGCACTCGGACCATTGTTCTGGGCCCCGCTAAGCGAGTTCATTGGTCGCCAATATCCCTTCATTGTCTCATTTGGCGCGATGACAGTCTTTTTGGCTGGATGTGCCGGCGCACAGAATATACAGACCTTGTTGGTTCTGCGTTTTCTAGCAGGCACAGCGGGATCATCTCCACTGACAAATGCCGGGGGTGTGATCAGCGATATGTTTCGAGCTGAGCAACGGGGACTTGCTCTATGCCTCTTTGCAGCAGCACCCTTCATGGGGCCTGTTATTGGACCGGTCATTGGTGGATTTCTGGGAATGAATGCTGGATGGAAATGGGTGGAAGGCTTCCTGGCTGCGCTTTCAGGAGTTTTGTGGCTTATGATGGCATGCTTCGTCCCTGAAACGTACGCGCCAGTTCTTCTCCGCCAAAGAGCAAAGCGTCTTTCACAGAAAACTGGCATGGTTTATCGCTCAAAGCTAGATGTCGAGAATGAAGGTTCCGTTTCTTTGAAACGGATGTTCGCCACCTCTTTATTGAGACCTTGGGTTCTGCTATTTCGGGAGCCTATTGTATTTATGTTATCTATATACATCGCTATCATTTATGGTGCACTCTTCATGATGTTCGCCGCGTTTCCGATTGTGTACCAACGTGGCCGGGGCTGGAACCAAGGCGTGGGAGGACTCGCCTTCATGGGCATTGCTGTGGGTATGATTGTCGGAACAATCTACACAATTCCAGACAACAGACGCTACACGCGAACGGTCAAAAGACATGGAGGGTTCGCGCCTCCAGAGTCACGCCTGCCACCGGTGATGCTCTCTGCAGTGTGTATTCCTGTCGGTCTCTTTTGGTTCGCATGGACCAACTCCCCGTCCGTTCATTGGATGGCCAGTATAGCAGCCGGCGTTCCTTTCGGCTGTGGGATCGTTCTTCTATACCTAGGCATCATGGGCTACCTTATCGATTCTTATACAATTTTCGCGGCGTCTGTCTTGGCGGCTAATGCGGTTCTGCGATCTCTGTTTGGAGGGATTTTCCCGCTCTTCACGGCGTACATGTATGAAGGACTGGGGATTCATTGGGCCTCCTCAATCCCCGCCTTTCTTACGGTCGCATGTATGCCTTTTCCATTTATTTTCTACCGATACGGGGAAGCGATTCGCAAGCGATGTCCGTATTCTGCCCAGTCAGAAGTGTACGTGCGAAAGTTACAGGTGGCAGCGCAGCAGAGCGAAAAATAG